A section of the Bacteroidota bacterium genome encodes:
- a CDS encoding glycosyltransferase has product MSLPFDWTEIAIAVLGVMHAGMALVLLVNLAYLRRTRTPHPTPDEALPALSVLVPARNEEDNLRHLLPSLAAQTYPHVEVIVVDDASDDATWDVLHEHASAFETAGHTLRPLRGDGPPAGWLGKPHALYQATRHATGGMFVFLDADTGLLGPDALRRLVERFVSCETASGPDATVLSGLPLYRDRGGAALLTSLVPFSILSALPLPLVPRTRAPSVGALNGQVWTIRSEAYRQHEPHATHRDDILEDVQIGRTLKREGMRLHFVELGDCVSVRMYGTLGEAWRGFRKNAYLLAGGRPSTFVPLWLLYAALFVVGPWLALAGGVPWLLASAVVLKGGCDLARRLPLWLPVVAPLVFVLANVLQLDSAVSHGTGGVAWKGRSV; this is encoded by the coding sequence GTGAGCCTTCCTTTCGACTGGACGGAGATAGCCATCGCCGTACTCGGCGTGATGCACGCGGGGATGGCACTCGTGCTGCTCGTGAACCTGGCATACCTGCGCCGGACGCGCACGCCGCATCCTACTCCGGACGAGGCGCTACCGGCGCTATCGGTGCTCGTCCCGGCACGCAACGAGGAGGACAACCTGCGCCACCTCCTGCCCTCGCTCGCGGCGCAGACCTACCCGCACGTCGAGGTCATCGTAGTCGACGACGCCTCCGACGACGCGACCTGGGACGTGCTGCACGAGCATGCCTCGGCGTTCGAGACGGCGGGGCACACGCTTCGTCCTCTGCGCGGCGATGGGCCACCGGCGGGCTGGCTCGGCAAGCCGCACGCGCTCTACCAAGCCACGCGCCACGCCACCGGCGGCATGTTCGTCTTCCTCGACGCCGACACCGGGCTGCTCGGCCCCGACGCGCTCCGGCGCCTCGTCGAGCGATTCGTCTCGTGTGAGACGGCATCAGGACCAGACGCCACCGTGCTGTCGGGGCTGCCGCTCTACCGTGACCGGGGCGGGGCCGCGCTGCTGACGAGCCTCGTCCCCTTCTCGATCCTAAGCGCGCTGCCGCTGCCGCTCGTCCCGCGCACCCGTGCCCCATCGGTCGGGGCGCTCAACGGGCAGGTCTGGACGATCCGCAGCGAGGCCTACCGCCAGCACGAGCCACACGCCACGCACCGCGACGACATCCTCGAAGACGTGCAGATCGGCCGGACGCTGAAGCGCGAGGGCATGCGGCTCCACTTCGTCGAGCTTGGCGATTGCGTCTCGGTGCGGATGTATGGCACGCTCGGCGAGGCATGGCGTGGCTTCCGCAAGAACGCCTACCTCCTCGCAGGCGGGCGGCCCTCGACGTTCGTGCCGCTGTGGCTGCTCTACGCGGCGCTGTTCGTCGTCGGGCCGTGGCTGGCGCTTGCGGGCGGCGTTCCATGGCTGCTCGCCAGCGCCGTCGTGCTCAAAGGCGGCTGCGACCTCGCGCGGCGGCTCCCACTGTGGCTCCCCGTCGTCGCGCCGCTCGTCTTCGTGCTCGCCAACGTGCTCCAATTGGACTCGGCTGTGAGCCACGGGACAGGCGGTGTGGCCTGGAAAGGCCGGAGCGTGTAG
- a CDS encoding DUF4296 domain-containing protein — MARRAQVVGLLGALLGVLLVVPLSSGCGGAPGADVPDSTMVAALTDLHLLDARRETFGDSTAGRPLALDSLRVTALAQHGLDTTAFEAALDALTAEPERLRQVYDSVIVRLNTASTALRQQDF; from the coding sequence GTGGCTCGAAGGGCGCAGGTCGTAGGGCTGCTCGGGGCGCTGCTCGGTGTCCTCTTGGTCGTACCGCTCAGTTCCGGCTGTGGCGGTGCGCCGGGAGCCGATGTGCCCGACAGCACGATGGTGGCCGCCCTGACCGACCTCCACCTGCTGGACGCCCGCCGCGAGACGTTCGGCGACAGCACGGCCGGACGGCCCCTCGCGCTCGACTCGCTGCGGGTCACCGCACTCGCCCAGCACGGCCTCGACACGACCGCCTTCGAGGCGGCGCTCGACGCGCTCACCGCAGAGCCGGAGCGGCTGCGGCAGGTCTACGACTCCGTGATCGTACGGCTCAACACGGCCAGCACTGCCCTCCGCCAGCAGGACTTTTGA
- a CDS encoding efflux RND transporter periplasmic adaptor subunit, translated as MEAPSNPTSVLTRPIQSGSSGGGEGMDRRAKKRRLTPKRIAMVVGGLALLALVVWGLFFQDTRRTLNVERDKITVATIDRGTFQEYVSVTGAAQPIKTVYLDAVVGGQVEERYVEEGAMVTAGQPLLRLSNDQMELNMANSEAALEEQVNNFRNTRLALDQNALRLQQQLVETNYQITRLQREHGRNEELFDRQAIARQEYERIRDELDYQRRLQELTRESYRQDSLARAIQLGQIQESLGRLRANLALVRRNAENLTVRAPITGQLSAMDVEIGELMNQGSRIGQVDQLDGYKVRVPIDEFWIARVARGQRGTVDVSGETYTLDVNRVYPEVSNGRFEVDMLFVGETPRIRRGQSLRIRLELGDSEEALLVPRGGFYQTTGGNWIFAVSEDGGIAEKRTIRLGRQNPQFFEVLDGLQPGDRVVTSGYDTFGEAEKLNLE; from the coding sequence ATGGAAGCCCCAAGCAACCCAACCAGCGTCCTGACGCGGCCCATCCAGAGTGGAAGCTCTGGCGGCGGCGAAGGGATGGACCGCCGCGCGAAGAAGCGCCGCCTTACCCCCAAACGCATTGCGATGGTCGTCGGCGGCCTCGCGCTCCTCGCCCTCGTCGTCTGGGGGCTCTTTTTCCAGGACACCCGCCGTACCCTCAACGTTGAGCGCGACAAGATCACCGTCGCCACCATCGACCGCGGCACGTTCCAGGAGTATGTCTCCGTGACCGGCGCCGCCCAGCCGATCAAGACGGTCTATCTCGACGCCGTCGTCGGTGGGCAGGTCGAGGAGCGCTACGTCGAGGAGGGCGCGATGGTGACGGCCGGCCAGCCGCTGCTGCGCCTCTCGAACGACCAGATGGAGTTGAACATGGCTAACTCCGAGGCCGCGCTCGAAGAGCAGGTCAACAACTTCCGCAACACGCGCCTTGCCCTCGACCAGAACGCGCTGCGGCTGCAGCAGCAGCTCGTTGAGACAAACTACCAGATCACGCGGCTCCAGCGCGAGCACGGCCGTAACGAAGAGCTGTTCGACCGGCAGGCCATCGCGCGGCAGGAGTACGAGCGCATCCGCGACGAACTCGACTACCAGCGCCGGCTGCAGGAGCTCACCCGCGAGAGCTACCGCCAGGACTCGCTGGCGCGGGCCATCCAGCTCGGCCAGATCCAGGAATCGCTGGGCCGCCTGCGCGCCAACCTCGCGCTCGTGCGCCGCAACGCCGAGAACCTCACGGTCCGCGCACCCATCACGGGGCAACTTTCCGCGATGGATGTCGAAATAGGCGAACTCATGAACCAGGGATCCCGCATCGGACAGGTGGACCAACTCGACGGCTACAAAGTGCGCGTGCCCATCGACGAGTTCTGGATCGCGCGGGTCGCGCGCGGCCAGCGCGGCACGGTGGACGTGAGCGGCGAGACGTACACCCTCGACGTGAACCGGGTCTATCCGGAGGTCTCCAACGGCCGCTTCGAGGTGGACATGCTCTTCGTCGGCGAGACGCCGCGCATCCGGCGCGGCCAGAGCCTCCGCATCCGCCTCGAACTCGGCGACTCGGAGGAGGCACTGCTCGTCCCGCGCGGCGGCTTCTACCAGACGACCGGCGGCAACTGGATCTTCGCCGTCTCCGAGGACGGCGGCATCGCCGAGAAGCGCACGATCCGCCTCGGCCGCCAGAACCCGCAGTTCTTCGAGGTCCTCGACGGCCTCCAGCCCGGCGACCGCGTGGTCACCTCTGGCTACGATACCTTCGGCGAAGCCGAGAAGCTCAACTTGGAGTGA
- a CDS encoding T9SS type A sorting domain-containing protein, whose product MQRFLRLALAVLFPAFLFAAALSPAVSFAQCSISWAEPDNGVWSDATNWAPARVPGIGDQVCITTPGTYIVTLNASAEAGELTVGSGSMDGEQRLRTSGGNVNLTLSGDLRVQTGGRFDFSYLLDVSGSVSVNGGLLRMGSATATVFRSDGPVEVAAAGELSVQGTLAAPTVLNNGLLRITERLTIEDGTVLDNRGELIHEGGGGGRSIAGDGELRNSGTLRKVNRGSVPIQVPLTNTGALVVEEDNILIEAPSTHTGATLTVADDKLLRFQNGATHTFTTVTLGGTGTIEVNGTTTLDAPDLEIPAGLTFELSSGATFNGGDALTVHGTLETGFQTTLTGTGMLSVAEGGFVELRSTLDGWTLANTGTVDVTEGLTLQNAEIVNDGTLILSASTRAINGTGRVVNRSDARKTSRFFFELAVPFVNEGPFDIEDGSLTITDVFENTEAGTLRGVGTLSLFNGTFENAGTVAPGLSPGRLQVAGTYPNGDGTLAIELGGTTAQTEYDVLGTATASLDGTLNVAFIDGFAPQPGDTFTPILGQIEGTFAQFDGLVAPENGVTLYPSVGDFDQGFLLTTVMGVPTLGPSLTLETPVVETGAPRTLTLSGSGFAPDATFRLVCNGCADPVGAPEIPLGIRSMGPDLVEVVADLSAGGQLGTYDVVAEDPRGGRATGGPLTIAPGPLTIALDVTTPEAAEDGRVPGVVTLRTNFALATPVVVPFSLGGTATPFADYVTSTTRSTVTIPAGARSVDLLIFPRNDANADDGETVIVTLLPDASYTLGSTSRGTVTIADGSPSDAFDVFYVTPTTAGSEGTAFVRAVGQGFAEGASIELRNGGTVLAPQYVETGADQVAGSFDLTGAPTGTWDVVVTSGSGPSETLAAAFTIEDAVAPDLWVDVGGPPAVRPGRLARYSVSVTNRGNADAVLVPLYISLQKDPRIDAALEPLFDLGDLNAPPGFTDFGSWEEYETVLDTLDQLIYPLVLPLVPPGETVTLDFLAITPQLSAWTADPMLLSFPSEAAAARLAPEYAQAFASALQSGGTSDTVNCVYAILSSAADIVLDFIPGVGCIRSAEVFLGKIFLDSISGAMASTEDQRLAYMSQLLVSIGGLLLDCGAEFIPALKAGKAILKTMKVLLTGGAGVASVAANCGPVMDRFFGVSHDARIVASIDPNDKLGPSGAGDARYVNGRDPFNYQIRFENKPEATAPALEVIVVDTLDTSRFDLDTFTMGTVYFGEWSYTPPPGLSAFTTTLDLRPANSLLVQVDAVLDRATGIATWRFTGLDPATGALPEDPFAGFLPPNNTPPEGDGGVFFRVATKDDLPSGSVVTNEARIFFDLNEPIDTPLWSNTLDSQAPTSTVEDLADEQTRATFPVSWTGADDAAGVQSYTVFVSVDGGPYDVWLRTDAVGASYTGEVGSTYAFFAVAQDPAGNREAAPTEPDAVTTVVSDVSAEGDPTLPTEFALGGNYPNPFNPTTTIRYDLPTTEHVTLEVYDIAGRRVAVLFDGEQAPGFHEVRWDARAFASGVYLYRLQAGSFRATKRMVLMR is encoded by the coding sequence ATGCAACGCTTCCTACGCCTCGCGCTCGCCGTCCTCTTCCCCGCATTCCTTTTTGCCGCCGCGCTTTCTCCTGCGGTCTCGTTCGCCCAGTGCTCGATCTCGTGGGCCGAGCCCGACAACGGCGTCTGGTCCGACGCCACCAACTGGGCCCCGGCCCGCGTGCCGGGCATCGGCGACCAGGTCTGCATCACGACGCCAGGCACCTACATCGTCACGCTGAACGCCTCGGCGGAGGCCGGTGAACTCACGGTCGGCTCGGGCAGCATGGACGGCGAGCAGCGGCTGCGCACCAGCGGCGGCAACGTCAACCTTACGCTCAGCGGCGACCTCCGCGTGCAGACCGGCGGGCGCTTCGACTTCTCCTACCTCCTCGACGTCAGCGGCAGCGTCAGCGTCAATGGCGGCTTGCTGCGCATGGGCTCGGCGACGGCCACCGTCTTCCGCAGCGACGGCCCCGTTGAGGTCGCAGCGGCAGGCGAGCTGAGCGTGCAGGGCACCCTCGCCGCGCCGACTGTGCTAAACAACGGTCTGCTGCGTATCACGGAGCGGCTCACGATCGAAGACGGCACCGTCCTCGACAACCGCGGGGAGTTGATCCACGAGGGCGGCGGTGGCGGACGCAGCATCGCGGGCGATGGCGAACTGCGTAACAGCGGCACGCTCCGCAAGGTCAACCGCGGCAGCGTCCCGATCCAGGTTCCGCTAACCAACACGGGGGCGCTCGTCGTCGAGGAGGACAACATCCTCATCGAAGCGCCAAGCACACACACGGGCGCGACGCTCACCGTCGCCGATGACAAGCTGCTGCGCTTCCAGAACGGCGCGACCCACACGTTCACCACCGTCACGCTCGGCGGTACCGGCACCATCGAGGTCAACGGCACCACCACGCTCGACGCGCCCGACTTGGAGATTCCGGCCGGGCTCACCTTCGAACTCAGCAGCGGCGCTACGTTCAACGGAGGCGACGCGCTCACCGTGCACGGCACGCTGGAAACAGGCTTTCAGACGACGCTCACAGGCACCGGCATGCTGTCCGTCGCGGAGGGCGGCTTTGTAGAACTGCGAAGCACCCTCGACGGGTGGACGCTGGCGAACACGGGCACGGTCGATGTCACCGAGGGCCTCACGTTGCAGAACGCCGAGATCGTCAACGACGGCACGCTGATCCTAAGCGCCTCGACGCGCGCCATCAACGGTACCGGCCGCGTGGTCAACCGCAGCGATGCGCGCAAGACGAGCCGCTTCTTCTTCGAACTCGCGGTCCCGTTCGTGAACGAAGGCCCCTTCGATATCGAGGACGGCTCGCTGACCATCACGGACGTATTCGAGAACACCGAGGCAGGCACGCTGCGCGGCGTGGGGACGCTGAGCCTGTTCAACGGCACGTTCGAGAACGCGGGCACGGTCGCGCCGGGCCTGTCGCCGGGGCGGCTCCAGGTAGCGGGGACCTATCCCAACGGCGACGGCACGCTCGCGATCGAACTCGGCGGGACGACCGCGCAGACGGAGTATGACGTGCTCGGCACCGCCACCGCCTCGCTCGACGGCACGCTCAACGTGGCGTTCATCGACGGCTTCGCCCCGCAGCCGGGCGACACGTTCACGCCGATCCTCGGCCAGATCGAGGGCACCTTCGCCCAGTTCGACGGCCTCGTGGCTCCGGAGAACGGCGTCACGCTCTACCCCAGCGTCGGCGACTTCGATCAGGGCTTCCTGCTCACGACCGTGATGGGCGTCCCGACGCTCGGGCCATCGCTCACGCTCGAAACGCCCGTCGTGGAGACCGGCGCTCCGCGCACGCTGACGCTCTCCGGCAGCGGATTCGCGCCCGACGCGACGTTCCGACTTGTCTGCAACGGCTGCGCAGACCCGGTGGGTGCGCCGGAGATTCCGCTCGGCATCCGCAGCATGGGCCCCGACCTCGTCGAGGTCGTCGCCGACCTCAGCGCGGGCGGCCAACTCGGCACCTACGACGTCGTAGCCGAAGACCCCCGCGGCGGACGCGCCACGGGCGGCCCGCTCACCATCGCGCCCGGGCCGCTCACGATCGCGCTCGACGTGACCACGCCAGAGGCTGCCGAGGACGGCCGCGTGCCAGGCGTCGTCACGCTCCGCACCAACTTCGCGCTCGCCACGCCGGTCGTCGTCCCGTTCTCGCTGGGCGGCACCGCAACGCCGTTCGCCGACTACGTCACGAGCACGACCCGCTCCACGGTCACGATCCCGGCTGGCGCGCGCTCCGTCGACCTCCTGATCTTCCCGCGCAACGACGCCAACGCCGACGACGGCGAGACGGTCATCGTCACCCTCCTGCCCGACGCCTCCTACACGCTAGGATCGACCTCGCGCGGCACCGTCACCATCGCCGACGGCTCGCCGTCCGACGCCTTCGACGTGTTCTACGTCACCCCGACCACGGCGGGCAGCGAGGGCACGGCGTTCGTCCGCGCCGTAGGCCAGGGCTTCGCCGAGGGCGCGTCCATCGAACTGCGCAACGGCGGCACCGTGCTCGCGCCGCAGTACGTCGAGACCGGTGCCGATCAGGTAGCGGGGTCGTTCGACCTCACCGGCGCGCCGACAGGCACGTGGGATGTGGTCGTGACGAGCGGCAGCGGGCCGTCCGAAACGCTCGCGGCGGCGTTCACCATCGAAGACGCCGTCGCGCCCGACCTGTGGGTGGACGTGGGCGGCCCGCCTGCGGTGCGGCCGGGGCGGCTGGCGCGCTACAGCGTGAGCGTCACCAACCGCGGCAACGCCGACGCCGTGCTGGTCCCGCTCTACATCTCGCTCCAGAAGGACCCGCGCATCGACGCCGCGCTCGAACCGCTCTTCGACCTCGGCGACCTCAACGCGCCGCCGGGCTTCACCGACTTCGGCTCGTGGGAGGAGTACGAGACCGTGCTCGACACGCTCGACCAGCTGATTTATCCGCTCGTCCTGCCGCTCGTGCCGCCGGGCGAGACGGTCACGCTCGACTTCCTCGCGATCACGCCGCAACTGAGCGCGTGGACGGCCGACCCGATGCTACTCAGCTTCCCGAGCGAAGCCGCCGCCGCACGCCTCGCGCCGGAGTATGCGCAGGCTTTCGCGTCCGCGCTCCAAAGCGGTGGCACGTCGGACACGGTCAACTGCGTCTACGCAATCCTCAGCTCGGCGGCCGACATCGTCCTCGACTTCATCCCCGGCGTCGGGTGCATTCGCAGCGCGGAAGTCTTCCTCGGCAAGATCTTCTTGGACAGCATCAGCGGCGCGATGGCGTCCACGGAGGACCAGCGCCTGGCCTACATGTCGCAGCTGCTGGTATCGATCGGCGGGCTCCTCCTCGATTGCGGGGCCGAATTTATCCCGGCGCTCAAGGCGGGCAAGGCGATCCTCAAGACGATGAAGGTGCTGCTCACGGGCGGTGCCGGCGTCGCGTCGGTCGCAGCCAACTGCGGGCCTGTGATGGACCGCTTCTTCGGCGTCAGTCACGACGCGCGAATCGTAGCGTCCATTGACCCGAACGACAAGCTGGGGCCGTCCGGCGCCGGCGACGCGCGCTATGTGAACGGCCGCGACCCGTTCAATTATCAGATCCGCTTCGAGAACAAGCCCGAGGCGACCGCCCCCGCGCTCGAAGTGATCGTTGTGGACACCCTCGATACGTCGCGCTTCGACCTCGACACGTTCACGATGGGCACGGTCTACTTCGGGGAATGGAGCTACACGCCGCCGCCGGGCCTCTCGGCGTTCACGACGACGCTTGACCTGCGCCCGGCCAACAGCCTGCTCGTGCAGGTCGACGCCGTGCTCGACCGCGCGACCGGCATCGCGACCTGGCGGTTCACGGGCCTCGACCCGGCGACGGGCGCGCTGCCCGAGGACCCCTTCGCGGGCTTCCTGCCGCCCAACAACACGCCGCCTGAGGGCGACGGCGGCGTCTTCTTCCGTGTCGCGACGAAGGACGACCTCCCGTCCGGCAGCGTGGTTACCAACGAGGCGCGCATCTTCTTCGACCTCAACGAGCCCATCGATACGCCGCTGTGGTCGAACACGCTCGACTCGCAGGCCCCGACGAGCACCGTGGAAGACCTCGCCGATGAGCAGACGCGGGCGACGTTCCCCGTCTCGTGGACGGGCGCCGACGACGCGGCGGGCGTGCAGTCCTATACCGTCTTCGTCTCGGTCGACGGCGGGCCGTACGACGTGTGGCTGCGGACTGACGCCGTAGGCGCGTCCTACACCGGCGAGGTCGGCAGCACGTACGCGTTCTTCGCCGTCGCACAGGATCCCGCGGGCAACCGCGAGGCCGCGCCCACCGAGCCGGACGCCGTCACGACGGTCGTCTCCGACGTGTCCGCCGAGGGCGACCCGACGCTGCCCACCGAGTTCGCGCTCGGGGGCAACTATCCCAACCCGTTCAACCCGACCACGACCATCCGCTACGACCTGCCCACAACGGAGCATGTCACGCTGGAGGTCTACGACATCGCCGGTCGCCGCGTGGCCGTCCTCTTCGACGGCGAGCAGGCCCCGGGCTTCCACGAGGTCCGCTGGGACGCGCGGGCGTTCGCGAGCGGCGTCTACCTCTACCGCCTGCAGGCCGGCTCCTTCCGCGCCACCAAGCGCATGGTCCTGATGCGCTGA
- a CDS encoding ABC transporter ATP-binding protein, which translates to MIRTQDMSKVYTTDEVETTALNSISVEIQRGEFIAIMGPSGCGKSTLLNILGMLDTPSGGHYVFDGEDVSGYSERQRAELRKGTLGFVFQSFNLIDELTVFENVELPLLYLGLDSKERKERTEAALDRVAMAHRRNHFPQQLSGGQQQRVAISRAVVANPKLILADEPTGNLDSTNGDEVMKLLSEMNEAGATIVMVTHSPSDAEYAHRVIYLFDGQVVSENFIQKEYALPR; encoded by the coding sequence ATGATTCGCACCCAAGACATGAGCAAAGTCTACACGACCGACGAGGTCGAGACGACGGCGCTCAACTCCATCAGCGTCGAGATCCAGCGTGGCGAGTTCATCGCCATCATGGGGCCGTCCGGCTGCGGCAAGTCGACGCTCCTCAACATCCTCGGCATGCTCGACACGCCGTCAGGCGGGCACTACGTGTTCGACGGCGAGGACGTCTCGGGCTATTCGGAGCGCCAGCGCGCCGAACTGCGCAAGGGCACCCTCGGCTTCGTCTTCCAGAGCTTCAACCTGATCGACGAGCTGACGGTCTTCGAAAACGTCGAGCTGCCGCTGCTCTACCTCGGGCTGGACAGCAAGGAGCGCAAGGAGCGCACCGAGGCCGCGCTCGACCGCGTGGCGATGGCGCACCGGCGCAACCACTTCCCGCAGCAGCTCTCGGGCGGCCAGCAGCAGCGCGTCGCGATTTCGCGCGCCGTCGTCGCCAACCCCAAGCTCATCCTCGCGGACGAGCCCACGGGTAACCTCGACTCGACCAACGGCGACGAGGTGATGAAGCTGCTCAGCGAGATGAACGAGGCGGGCGCGACCATCGTGATGGTGACCCACTCGCCCTCGGACGCGGAGTATGCCCACCGCGTGATCTACCTCTTCGACGGCCAGGTGGTCTCGGAGAACTTCATCCAGAAGGAGTACGCGCTCCCGCGCTAG
- a CDS encoding sigma-54 dependent transcriptional regulator — MEPTARTGSVLVVDDNEDVLTAIRLLLKPHVETIHTATRPDALPTLLREERYDVVLLDMNFTKDASSGKEGLTWLGHVQKLDPEAVVILITAYGDVSLAVEAMKGGATDFVTKPWQNEKLVATVKNGIQLRRTKAEVATLRDRQVHLTRDLDRPYQDIVGESDPMQAVFATIDKVAATDANVLILGENGTGKELVARAIHRRSRRADEIFVAVDLGALTESLFESELFGYTKGAFTGANADRAGRFEVASGGTLFLDEIGNIGAAQQAKLLTVLQRREVTRVGAPTPVAVDVRLVSATNAPLYERVSEGAFRQDLLYRINTVEIVLPPLRERGDDIDLLAEHFLKLYAQKYDKPVRDIAASARNKLRGYRWPGNVRELQHTMERAVILADGSTVKPDVLDFTAPPDLSKDRLALDSLDLEEIERTVIRKALSKHGGNISRAADDLGLTRKSLYRRIEKYGL; from the coding sequence ATGGAACCCACCGCCCGCACCGGCAGCGTCCTCGTCGTGGACGACAACGAAGACGTGCTCACCGCCATCCGGCTGCTCCTTAAGCCGCACGTTGAGACGATCCACACGGCCACGCGGCCCGATGCGCTGCCGACGCTGCTCCGTGAGGAGCGCTACGACGTGGTGCTGCTCGACATGAACTTTACCAAGGACGCCTCCTCGGGGAAGGAAGGGCTGACCTGGCTCGGGCACGTCCAGAAGCTCGACCCCGAGGCCGTCGTCATCCTCATCACGGCCTACGGCGACGTGAGCCTAGCCGTCGAGGCGATGAAGGGCGGCGCGACCGACTTCGTGACGAAGCCCTGGCAAAACGAGAAGCTCGTCGCGACGGTCAAGAACGGCATCCAGCTGCGCCGCACGAAGGCGGAAGTCGCCACGCTGCGCGACCGGCAGGTCCACCTCACGCGCGACCTCGACCGGCCCTACCAGGACATCGTCGGCGAGAGCGACCCCATGCAGGCCGTCTTCGCGACCATCGACAAGGTGGCGGCGACGGACGCGAACGTGCTCATCCTCGGCGAGAACGGGACGGGCAAGGAACTCGTCGCGCGGGCCATCCACCGCCGCTCCCGCCGTGCCGACGAGATCTTCGTGGCCGTCGACCTCGGCGCGCTCACGGAGAGCCTCTTCGAGAGCGAACTGTTTGGCTATACGAAGGGCGCCTTCACGGGGGCCAACGCCGACCGTGCAGGCCGCTTCGAGGTGGCCTCGGGCGGGACGCTCTTCCTCGACGAGATCGGCAACATCGGCGCGGCACAGCAGGCGAAGCTGCTCACCGTGCTCCAGCGCCGCGAGGTGACGCGCGTCGGGGCGCCCACGCCCGTCGCGGTGGACGTGCGCCTCGTCTCGGCGACGAACGCGCCGCTCTACGAACGGGTCAGCGAAGGCGCGTTCCGGCAGGACCTCCTCTACCGCATCAACACGGTCGAGATCGTGCTCCCGCCGCTGCGCGAGCGCGGGGACGACATCGACCTCCTCGCCGAGCACTTCCTCAAGCTCTACGCGCAGAAGTACGACAAGCCCGTGCGCGACATCGCGGCCAGCGCCCGCAACAAGCTGCGCGGCTACCGCTGGCCCGGCAACGTCCGCGAACTCCAGCACACGATGGAGCGCGCCGTCATCCTTGCCGACGGCTCCACCGTCAAGCCCGACGTGCTCGACTTCACCGCGCCGCCCGACCTGAGCAAGGACCGCCTCGCGCTCGACAGCCTGGACCTCGAAGAGATCGAGCGCACGGTGATCCGCAAGGCGCTCTCAAAGCACGGTGGCAACATCTCCCGCGCCGCCGACGACCTAGGGTTGACCAGGAAATCCTTGTATCGTCGAATCGAGAAGTACGGACTGTAA
- a CDS encoding 1-acyl-sn-glycerol-3-phosphate acyltransferase, which produces MRILTTSSNQSLVARGVRRTVAGLIRSSLRSSFRSVRWVGAWPLLPEGQPVVLYANHHSFFDGYLLWWLLTQHLDRPPLVWMREHDQIPLFGPLGTLPFPEDDARRRAQTLRETARRMRAVPETTLFLFPEGEQRPPDAGIGPFETADLARVARLVPDAAWWPVALRLTWWDADRPIALLTGDTPHDAPDGDERPRLDALLNRLRAVRPVGDGVTIDGVPAASRVLLDGKRAPGERWNLTVLGPLLQRFS; this is translated from the coding sequence GTGCGCATCCTCACGACCTCGTCGAACCAGTCGCTCGTGGCGCGCGGCGTGCGCCGGACGGTAGCCGGGCTGATCCGGTCGTCGCTGCGGTCGAGCTTCCGGTCGGTGCGCTGGGTCGGGGCGTGGCCGCTGTTGCCCGAGGGCCAGCCCGTTGTCCTCTACGCCAACCACCACAGCTTCTTCGACGGCTACCTGCTCTGGTGGCTCCTCACGCAGCACCTCGACCGCCCGCCGCTCGTGTGGATGCGCGAGCACGACCAGATCCCGCTCTTCGGCCCCCTCGGCACGTTGCCGTTTCCCGAGGACGATGCCCGCCGGCGCGCCCAGACGCTCCGCGAGACCGCGCGCCGGATGCGCGCGGTGCCCGAGACCACGCTGTTTCTATTTCCCGAGGGCGAGCAGCGACCGCCGGACGCAGGCATCGGCCCGTTCGAGACAGCTGACTTGGCGCGCGTCGCGCGGCTGGTGCCCGACGCAGCGTGGTGGCCCGTCGCGCTGCGGCTGACGTGGTGGGACGCCGACCGCCCTATCGCTCTTCTAACTGGCGATACGCCGCACGACGCACCTGACGGTGACGAACGCCCTCGCCTCGATGCGCTCCTTAACCGGCTCCGCGCGGTCCGTCCAGTTGGCGACGGCGTGACGATCGACGGAGTACCGGCGGCTTCGCGGGTGTTGCTCGACGGCAAGCGCGCTCCGGGCGAACGCTGGAACCTGACGGTCCTCGGGCCGCTGCTCCAGCGCTTCAGCTAG